The Pseudomonas sp. G2-4 genome window below encodes:
- a CDS encoding hydrolase — translation MNNPKLEVLTPQNSQLIFIDQQPQMAFGVQSIDRQTLKNNTVGLAKAAKIFNVPTTITSVETESFSGHTYPELLAVFPDAPLLERTSMNSWDDQKVRDALKKNGRNKIIVSGLWTEVCNTTFALSAMHDAGYEIYMVADASGGTTKEAHDYAMQRMIQAGVVPVTWQQVLLEWQRDWKNRETYDAVMDLVKEHSGAYGMGVDYAYTMVHKAPERVEHGPTLAPVAAPI, via the coding sequence CTCGAAGTTCTGACCCCTCAAAACAGCCAGCTGATTTTCATCGACCAGCAGCCTCAAATGGCCTTCGGCGTACAGAGCATCGACCGCCAGACTCTGAAGAACAACACCGTGGGCCTGGCCAAGGCCGCCAAGATCTTTAATGTGCCGACTACCATCACTTCGGTAGAGACCGAAAGCTTCTCCGGCCACACCTATCCCGAACTCCTCGCCGTCTTCCCCGACGCTCCACTTCTTGAGCGCACCTCGATGAACTCCTGGGACGACCAGAAAGTTCGTGATGCCTTGAAGAAGAATGGCCGCAACAAGATCATCGTCTCCGGGTTGTGGACTGAGGTGTGCAACACCACCTTCGCACTCTCCGCCATGCACGATGCCGGTTACGAAATTTACATGGTTGCTGACGCTTCCGGCGGCACCACCAAAGAGGCTCACGACTATGCGATGCAGCGCATGATCCAGGCAGGCGTGGTACCCGTCACCTGGCAGCAGGTTCTGTTGGAGTGGCAGCGTGACTGGAAGAACCGCGAGACCTACGACGCCGTCATGGACCTGGTCAAGGAACACTCCGGTGCATACGGTATGGGCGTCGACTACGCCTATACCATGGTCCACAAGGCTCCTGAGCGCGTAGAGCACGGCCCGACCCTGGCGCCCGTCGCAGCACCTATCTGA